In the genome of Vicia villosa cultivar HV-30 ecotype Madison, WI linkage group LG7, Vvil1.0, whole genome shotgun sequence, one region contains:
- the LOC131616015 gene encoding uncharacterized protein LOC131616015 codes for MDQLEQNQAALREEVDQLKVSMEEVKGGMTQMLEFMKALLDKQDKAKEVQSGDTLVQDEIPNDKNPLLGFVSGFGPDKDKSQARSVRRAIQFQEKGEASQEGFVPTPQTKGTTRTVRIPASNVPKDDDYLDLQYGVQEVDNSDQVPQTQQSIPNSREDSKGSEQIKALEERLKVIEGYDVFDVDAFEMSLVSDFTIPRKFKIPDFEKYKGLTCPRNHLRMYVRKMAAYARDQKLMIHFFQESLSGASIDWYMQLEKSSVRSWNDLANTFLKHYKYNLDMAPDRMQLQNMSQKKDESFKEYAQRWREMASRVQPPLMDKELVDIFMSTLQGPYYDKMVGSISSGFSNLVVIGERIEDGIKNGKIQGAPSGSYQAKKSYDGKKEPNTVGAILVNQTPTLQQKQQGGQRPWRSKPKRSFTPLHMPLSQALQHLLSQNLVTLLPPYSAPANPAPGYKHHARCAYHSDSPGHDTEDCGPLKHKIQDLIEEGLIEFEDPSKSNTIGG; via the coding sequence atggatcagttggaacagaatcaagccgcccttcgtgaggaagtggatcaactgaaggttagcatggaagaagttaaaggaggtatgactcagatgctagaattcatgaaggccctcctagacaaacaagacaaggcaaaagaggttcagtctggggataccctggttcaggatgagatccctaacgacaaaaacccgctgctaggatttgtttcaggcttcgGCCCGGATAAGGACaaatctcaggcccgatctgtcagaagggctatccaattccaagagaaaggagaggcctcccaagaaggatttgtccccactccacaaacaaaagggacaacccgcacagtgcgcattcctgctagcaatgtccctaaggacgatgattacctggatctacaatacggagtgcaagaggtggacaactcagaccaagtacctcaaacacaacagtctattcctaactctagggaagactccaagggtagtgaacaaatcaaggcactggaggagagactaaaagtgatagaaggatacgatgtctttgatgtggatgccttcgaaatgagtttggtctcagacttcactatccctcgcaaattcaagattcccgacttcgagaaatacaaaggactcacatgtccgaggaatcacttgcgcatgtatgtgcggaaaatggctgcttacgcccgcgatcaaaagctaatgatacatttctttcaagaaagtttaagcggagcgtctattgactggtacatgcaattagagaagtcctctgtccgaagctggaatgatctggccaacaccttcttaaagcattacaagtacaacctggacatggcacccgatcggatgcaattacaaaatatgtcacagaagaaggatgaatcattcaaggagtatgcccaaaggtggagggagatggcttctcgagtccaacctcccctaatggacaaagaactggtggacatatttatgagcactttgcaaggaccatactacgacaagatggtcggaagcatatcttcagggttctcgaacttggtagtcattggtgagagaattgaagatggaatcaaaaatgggaagatacaaggggcaccctcaggttcctatcaagcAAAGAAATCATATGATgggaaaaaggaacccaacactgtgggggcaatcctggttaatcagaccccgacactacaacaaaaacaacagggtggccaacgcccctggaggtccaagccaaaacggtCATTCACCCCGTTGCACATGCCACTATCTCAAGCTCTACAACatttgctcagtcagaacttggtaactctgctgcctccatactcagctccggctaaccccgctcccgggtacaagcatcatgctaggtgcgcttatcattcagatagtcctggtcatgatacagaggattgtgggccattgaagcacaagatccaagatttgattgaagaagggctcattgagtttgaagatcctagcaagtctaacaccataggtggctag